DNA sequence from the Candidatus Delongbacteria bacterium genome:
AACCCCAAAAATTGGCGACTGCGCCAAACTCTCTTTTGCAAGTTTTGTGACAGCGATTTACAAGCGAGTAGAAAACCAAAGAACGAAGGGTTTGAATAACCACAATTTATTTTTCCTCAAACTTGCCGTTAACGGTGGCGGTATGGTTAGTAAGGGATTGCGGGCTTCTTTCCTGTCAAGTTACAGCTAATTTTGGAGCGGGTTACTACGCCACGAAAACCACTGCAACCCTTATTAACTATACCGCGTGTTACCAACTGGGTTTTAATTTTTTTTTCATAGAACTACTCAATTTTCAATTTTAGCACTGACCTGATTTTGTTTTCGTGTCGGCAAAAAAAGCGTTGGCAAACAGATAAGCTCTTTTGCAATTTTGGGTCTGTGAGATGGATTGTGCGAATTGCAAATGTGCTTGACTGTGTGTGGTGCATTAAATTGGAGTTAAGTTAAGAAATTCAAATCTGCTTCGGGTTAAATCTGTACCATAAAGATTATTATCTCCATCCCAAATTACACTAACATTTCTGTCATTTTCAAGATAGTCAATCATCCATCGACTTGTATTCGGCAAATTTCGCTCGATAACTAAAACTAAATTTGAATTTGGCAAATTTTGTAAATATTGATACTCGTAAAGCTGGCTTAATCCATTTCTAACTTGCTTTCTAGCGTTCTCATCGGTTATTGATTTCATTTCAAAAATATAATCATTACCGTCGTGTCTTGTTGCTAAATCAATTAATTGGTTAAACCTAGGAATTTGCCCTGCATCTTTAATCCTCTGAGCTACTAAATTTACTAATCTACGATGAGCATTATCAGCCCTATCTAAAGCAGCCTGATTTCTATATGTAATAATAGTTTCGCTTGCACTATTTGATCTTTCCTGGACTGTTTCATATTCCGAAAGTTGAGTTGATCTTGGCAATATAGGTTCATCTATGCTTGTAAAATTCAGTAGGTCTACATTATTATTAATCGTGGCAGTCAATAAGAAAAACCTCTCATTTCTTCGCTCTATAATGTTTAGCTCCTCTAACCAAGATACAACAGAACTTACTCGTCGTGGAGCCATGGAATTTCTTTCTAAATCAGACACATCGATTATAAAATCAATAATACCTTGACGTGAAAGCCCATTTACGTTATTAGATTCAAGAAACGGTATTAATCTTTGGAATAACCTTATGTTGAGGACTGATTGTATGAAAACTGGATTTGTCATTACAGCACCAGTCCGAATGAATTCTTGACCAAGTGGGGTTAAGATCGAAGAATTACTTGATGGTGTTATTATTAAACCAATTATTTCAGCTGCTTTTCGATAATACCTCCCTTGTCTCTCAACTTTTCCTATGCTTTGAGCAATTTCTTGAAAAGTTCTAGATCCTTGAGATACACTAATAACAGTGCGTAAAACATCAATAAGGTTATCAGCTTGTGGAATTTGGTCACTAGGTATAAGCATATATTATTCTCCTATAAATAAATATTCTTTAACTCGATTATTTACATTTCCAATCTTATGCGGTTGAGTGCCGAAAGAGTAAGTATGATCTATTTCATGAACGGAAACACTTTTCTTGTGTCCTTTTAGTATTTCTGTTAGCTCTTCTTTTGTTGGGAGCGAATTTGATGAATATGACACTGCAATAATTGAATTTGAGAACTTTGCGAACAACTTATCAAATTCATCATAAGCATTTATTTTATTCGAAAATGGCGATTTGTAACTCTTAAACTTCTTTGTTTTTGTATTTTCTTGGATCTCCAAACCTTCCCAGTTCTTTACTAATCCTTCAACGAAATGATACCTGCGGACATAATCATTATCAGATTTTTGACTATAATAAGGAGGATCAAGATAAACCAAATCAGCACCTATTTCAAGTTTTTGAGTTTGTGTATTGAATGATTTATTATCATATCCATTATCAAATACCGCAGCATTAAAGATTGAAATATTATTAAGGAAGTGTTCTTTTAAAGAGTCTTGAATATCTTTTCTACCATCATCAT
Encoded proteins:
- a CDS encoding DNA adenine methylase — protein: MSLQLEIPTLTNQFDYFPGTRYMGSKNKIIGDLWKVLRTYEFESFYDAFAGSNIVGYFMKCQGKKIISNDFMAMSYHTANAIIENSFVQLEESEIDFLVNRDNSNNFISKKFKGLYFSDSDNHFLDQVRANIDLLDNDYKKSIALSSLSRACIKKRPRGIFTFIGHRYDDGRKDIQDSLKEHFLNNISIFNAAVFDNGYDNKSFNTQTQKLEIGADLVYLDPPYYSQKSDNDYVRRYHFVEGLVKNWEGLEIQENTKTKKFKSYKSPFSNKINAYDEFDKLFAKFSNSIIAVSYSSNSLPTKEELTEILKGHKKSVSVHEIDHTYSFGTQPHKIGNVNNRVKEYLFIGE